In Fimbriiglobus ruber, a genomic segment contains:
- the rpsL gene encoding 30S ribosomal protein S12, giving the protein MPTINQLVKTPRVPQKSKPKHPAMQGCPQKRGVCTVVKTMTPKKPNSALRKVARVRLSNGIEVTAYIPGEGHNLQEHSIVLVRGGRVRDLPGVRYHIVRGVLDSQGVPDRKQARSKYGAKKEGK; this is encoded by the coding sequence ATGCCGACGATCAACCAGCTCGTGAAAACGCCGCGGGTGCCCCAGAAGTCCAAGCCGAAGCACCCGGCCATGCAAGGGTGCCCGCAGAAGCGGGGCGTGTGTACGGTCGTCAAGACCATGACCCCGAAGAAGCCGAACTCGGCCCTCCGGAAGGTCGCCCGGGTCCGGCTGTCGAACGGGATCGAAGTGACCGCGTACATCCCGGGCGAAGGGCACAACCTGCAAGAGCACTCGATCGTCCTCGTCCGCGGCGGCCGCGTCCGCGACTTGCCGGGCGTCCGGTACCACATCGTCCGCGGGGTGCTCGACAGCCAGGGCGTCCCGGACCGGAAGCAAGCCCGGTCGAAGTACGGGGCCAAGAAGGAAGGGAAGTAA
- the rpsG gene encoding 30S ribosomal protein S7 encodes MATKKRTAGHETLVPDLRYGSILASKFINCLMVDGKKATATRVFYEALDQIKKRMPDADPIEVFKQAIENIKPSLEVRSRRVGGANYQVPMQVRPHRQQSLAIRWLIAAIRAKTGRPMFLRLSDELMGAYRREGEAMAKREQTIKMAEANKAFSHFAW; translated from the coding sequence ATGGCTACCAAAAAGCGCACCGCCGGCCACGAAACGCTCGTCCCGGACCTCCGGTACGGCTCGATCCTGGCGAGCAAATTCATCAACTGCCTGATGGTCGACGGCAAGAAGGCGACCGCCACCCGCGTCTTTTACGAGGCGCTGGACCAGATCAAAAAGCGGATGCCGGACGCCGACCCGATCGAAGTCTTCAAGCAGGCGATCGAAAACATCAAGCCGAGCCTCGAAGTCCGCTCCCGCCGGGTCGGCGGGGCGAACTACCAGGTGCCGATGCAGGTCCGCCCGCACCGCCAGCAGTCGCTGGCGATCCGGTGGCTGATCGCGGCCATCCGCGCCAAGACCGGCCGCCCGATGTTCCTCCGCCTGTCGGACGAACTCATGGGCGCGTACCGCCGCGAAGGCGAGGCGATGGCCAAGCGCGAACAGACCATCAAGATGGCCGAAGCCAACAAGGCGTTCAGCCACTTCGCGTGGTAA